A segment of the Bradyrhizobium sp. CCBAU 53340 genome:
ACCGGCCTGGCTTGGGGCTTCGACAGCGACAAGGGGCTCGACGCCTTTGCCGCGAGGGCCAGGAATGTGAAGGGGCCCTCGCTCAATTTTAATGCGCGGGGGCAGGCGCGTGCCGAACTCGAGAAAGCGGCCAGCGTAGTCGAGGGCGAATACCGTACGGACTATGCCTATCACGCGCAAATGGAGCCACTGAATGCGGTCGCCTTTGTCGCGCCGGATGGCGGCTCAGTCGAGATTTGGGCGGGCACTCAGGGGCAGTCTATCGCGCAGACAACACCGGCCAAATTTCTCGATATCCCCCGAGACAAGGTGAAACTGAATAATTTCTTGCTGGGTGGCGGCTTTGGCCGGCGAGGCAGCCGCGACGCTGACTTCATCATGGATGCGGTCATGCTGTCCAAGGAAGTAGGGCGCCCAATAAAAACGATATGGACGCGAGAGGATGACGTTCGCAACGGCCGCTTTCGCTCTCTTTCTGCCAACTTTCTGCGCGCCGGCTTCGACGGAGCCGGCAAGCTCATCGCTTGGCATCATCGCGTTGCGGCAGATCGACTAACGCAATATCTTGATCCTGTCCGCTTCGTTGAACGTGGCGGTAGGGATGGCATGCTGATGAGCGGCACCGACGTAGACGGCTACGACGTGCCGAATTTTCTCGTTGAGCAGAGTTATCAAGAGACTGGTGTTCGCACCAGTCCGCTTCGCGCGATTGGAGCAAACGCTAACAAGTTCGCGACCGAAGCGTTCATGGACGATTTGGCGCGCAGTCGTCGTGTGGATCCGCTCGACTTTAGGCTCGAGCTGCTCAAAGGCCCGCGTGCACGCAAGGTGGTGGAACGGGTGTGCCAAATGGCGGAATGGAGCAAGAAGCGCTCCGGCCGTGCGTTGGGGTTGGCATATATGGACTTTCAGCACACCCACGTTGCAGGCGTCGCGGAAGTGTCGCTCGACCAACCCAGTGGCAAAATTACGGTGCATAATTTCTGGAGTACCGTCGATTGCGGGCTCGCAGTCCAGCCCGACAACGTCGTCGCTCAGTTGGAAGGCAGCATCGTTTTCGGTATCGGCTTGGCGATGAGCGAACGCATCTCGATCAAGGATGGCGCAGTCGAACAGTCTAACTTCTATGACTATGCAATCCCGCGGATGAACGAGATTCCGGAGATTCACGTGGAGGTGATCAAGACCGATAATGCTCCGACCGGGGTTAGTGAAGCGGGAACGCCTCTGGTTGCGCCGTGCATTTCCAACGCGATCATGGAGTTGAGCGGGGTGCGTCTGCGACACACACCGTTCTTGCCCGAGCGGGTGAAAAAGGCGATTGCTTAATACGGGAAACCTCTCAGACTCCAACCGAACCGCTTTTGGTTTCGGTTGGCTTTCTGGTGCCTTCAGCATTGGGACCGGCTCTCTTTGGAGAGGCTTTCATCCTAGTGATCGCAAGGCTGGTACGAGGTCTTGAGGGGCGCCCCGGATGCATACGAGGAATCGTCGAAGTCCCGGATCGACGCCCAATCGGATGTGCGGTGGTTGAAACAACGAATCTTGCTTATGGGCTCGCATGCAGAAGAAGGTGTCGTCGGCCGAAGCAGGCTGTCGTTGTCGGAGGGTTTTGTGATTGTCGTCTCCAGGGCGGAGCAATACACAAGGTCGGTCGGTTAGTATCACTGTCATCACGGGTCGTTTAAATGCAGCGGGTTCTTTACATCCTTTGGATTGTAGGTCTCTTGACAACGGGGTCGGCGGCTCAGGAGCAATATCCGACCAAGCCGGTCACGATCGTCGTTCCGACAGCTCCGGGAGCCCTTGTGGACACAATCGCTAGAGCTCTTGGACAGCGCCTCTCCGAGACCTGGAAGCAGCCCGTGATCATCGAAAATAAGTCTGGCGCCAATAGTCAGATTGGTGCCGTGGCCGTAGCCCGGGCCCAACCCGACGGCTACGTACTGCTCATCGCGCCAGATGCTACCTTCGCCATAAATCAGCACCTCTACCCCGCGCTTCAGTACGACCCTTTCCGAAACTTTGCGCCTATCACTGCCGTAGGCCGCATCGATCAAGCGTTGATCGTTCATAGCTCCGTCCCAGCCACGAGCTTTCAGGAGCTGGTGGCCCTCGCTAAGTCCAAACCAGGTGGCCTGACCTACGGCACTGTCGGCGCGGGATCTAGCATGCATCTCAACTTCGAACTCATGCAGCAGATCGGTCAGTTCAAGCTATTGGCTGTCCATTATCGAGGCGGGGCGCCCGCGTTGTCTGACGTACTCGCAGGAACTGTCTCGATGATGCTGGTATCGCCTGCTCCGGCAGCGGAAGCCGCGGAAACTGGTTCCGTCAGGCTTTTGGCGACTGGCGGTCTCCAGAGGCTCTCGAACCTGCCGAATGTACCCACTATTTCCGAGAGCGGGCTCGCCGGATTTGAGGCCTATACATGGGTCGGCCTGGTGGCGCCGGCAGGTACACCTCAGCCTGTTGTCGACAAGATCAACAACGATGTGAGGCAGATTCTCTCCGACGCCGACTTTGAGCGGAAATTCCTGGCGCCCAACATGCTTAAGTCCATCGCGACGTCGCCTAGCGAGTTCGCAGTTTTTATGAAGAATGAGTCAGAGAAGTGGGGAAACGTGATCCACGAGATCGGTCTCAAGATCAACTGAGAGCGGCTTGCAAGTCCGCGGTCAATTGGACGCCGGCGTCTTCCACATGCGGACTCGATGCCGTTTGGCGACCATGCTGAAAGAGACAGCCTCGCGACGGGCGATGCCGGTATTTGCTAGGAGTGCTTGAATGAAGGCAATTGTACTTCGCGAGTTTGGACCGCCCGAAGTCATGCGCTACGAGGACGTGCCAGAGCTGGAGCCGCGGGAGGGCGAAATCCGCATCCGCGTTCTCGCGTCTACGGTGAATCGGGTACTGGATGTTTCGGTTCGTGCTGGGAATGAGCGTCATCGCGGCATTGTTCTGCCCTTAATCCCGGGGGTTGATTGTGCTGGTGTGGTCGACAAAGTTGGCCCAGGGGTCATCGGGTGGCGCTCGGGTATGCGTGTGGCTGCTGCCGGCATGATGCCGCTCGATACATGTCGCAACGTCGAGGACTATCGCGGACCCCTCGGTATGATGGGCATTAACAGACCCGGTGGTTTCGCGGAGAAAGTCACAGTCCCGGCTGCCGTCGCAGTCGAGATCCCGTCAGATATCGACTTTCATCATGCTGCGGTCGTCATGCGGCACGTGCCGACTGCCTGGAATCTCCTTGTCAATGTAGCTGAACTGAAACGATCCGAGACGGTGCTCATCATGGGCGCGGGCGGCAATCTCGGGACCCTCGGAATTCAAATTGCGAAAAATATAGTCGGTGCCAGGGTCATTGCTGCCGCAGGTTCGGATGATCGCTCCAGATTGGCAACGTCCCTTGGTGCAGATTACGCCGTGAACTATAACTCCCACGACCTTTATGAGAAAGTTATGGAGATTACGGGAGGCAAGGGTGTCGACGTGCTCTATGACAACGTTGCGAACCCGAAGGTATTGCCGGCAGCCTTTCGCGCGATCGGCTCTAATGGTCGCCTCGTCACGGCAGGGGCGCACGCCGGCCCGGTGGTGCCAATAGACTTCTCCCATCTTTATCAGAAAAGCATCTCAATTAAGGGGCGGCCAGGCTACTCCCGCGCCGACATTCCCAAGATCTTTGCTGCCGCCGCAGCCGGAAAAGTTCAGGCTGTAATTGAGCAAGTGCTGCCACTTTCGCGCGCGGCCGAAGCGCATCACCTCATGGAAACACAGGAGGTGCTAGGCAAGATCGTACTTGACCCGACGTTGAAATAAGCCCCGCCTCTCACCTCTGTTCGCTGCGTTGATTGCACGAATAGAAGGAAATCCGTCAGATGAAAATGTTTTTGCCGTTTCTGAAACCCCTCTATAGCGGCCTCGAACCCTTTGCTTATCCCCTGATCCGTGTCACAGCTGGGCTTCTGCTCGTCCCGCACGGCGCGCAAAAGTTGTTCGGATGGTTTGGCGGTGATCCTGCAAAGACGATTGTGGCCTTTCAGGCCATCGGCTTCAAGCCTGCCGATTTTTTCGTGGATCTCACCGGATCGATCGAGTTCGTCGGTGGCCTGCTCATCGCCGTCGGCCTTTTGACGCGCCCTGCCGCAGCGGTATGCGCTGGTCTTCTGACCGTCACCATCTACGTGACCTCGGCAAGGGGCTGGTCGGCGATGGAGTACTCGATCTTATGGACGACCGCCTGCCTTGCGATCACCGTTCTCGGGGGCGGCCGATTGTCGGTGGACAGGCTCATTTGTCGCGAATTCTGATCAACCTAGAAACATCGCTGGGGAAAACGGTCCGGTCATCCGTCAGTCGAAAAGCGCGGTCGCGGTCAGGCCACAGGCGCACAGGCCGGTCACGACGGTGATACTCTTCCAGTGGTCGAACGGCAACGCGAGACGCACACGCAACATGCAAGGTTCGCCGATGATTGGTGACGTCCGACATCCGCTTTATAATGGCGCTGCTGAAGCGCTCGTTGCGATACGGGTGATCGTCAAGGGCATCTTGCGTTCTCTGCGCGATCTCTCTTCCGACCTGATTTTTGAATCCTGTCGAGGAGGGATGATTGGAGACTCATTTTCCACCTGCGCGTTGGTGAGCCGTGTTCGATGATGATGCATCAGGTTCCAGAGCAAGCCGGTAGAACAAGATGCTCTGCGCCGCCAGTGCACGGCATTCCAAATTGAGGAAGCGGAGATGCGAGGATGCCGACCGGCAAACGTGGGTCCACCTTCGCCGAATTGCAGCAAGTGCCGTCGACGATCGGCGAAAATCGGCAGACAAATGCCGAGATGGTCCGAATAAATGAATTCGATCGAGAACACGTTCCAGGAATTCATTGACGCAATCCAGACAGCGGGCGATGCGAACGCATTTGAACGAATCGCCGCGCGGCTTGCGCAAAAGCTTGGATTTCAGCGATTTGCCTATTTGCGCTTAGCGGACGAGGCGCCCATGCTCATCTCGTCCTACCCGAAGTCCTGGACCAGTCGCTACTTTCATCTTGGATATCAGCAGCTCGACCCGGTGGTCCTCCGTGCCAAGGTCGAACGGGACCTGTTCAGTTGGGGCGGAGTGGCCTGCGCGCCTGCCGGCTCGCGAGCGCAGCGACAGTTCTTTGATGAGGCTACGACCTTTGGCATTCGATCCGGCATCACTGTGCCGATAAGAGGCGGTTTCGGACGAATGGCGGCCTTCACACTGGCGACGGACGATCGCAAAACAGATCTCGATCGTCTTGTTGGCGAGTTCAGTGATATCATCCACCAGGCTGGCTTGTATTTTCACGTCTATGTCGCTGCTCGGCTCGATGCTGCTTTTGTCACGCGGCAACTCATTGGAAATGAGTTGACCCAGCGCGAGCGCCAGTGCCTTGCATGGACAGCCCAGGGCAAGACGGTCGCGGATATT
Coding sequences within it:
- a CDS encoding tripartite tricarboxylate transporter substrate binding protein, coding for MIIENKSGANSQIGAVAVARAQPDGYVLLIAPDATFAINQHLYPALQYDPFRNFAPITAVGRIDQALIVHSSVPATSFQELVALAKSKPGGLTYGTVGAGSSMHLNFELMQQIGQFKLLAVHYRGGAPALSDVLAGTVSMMLVSPAPAAEAAETGSVRLLATGGLQRLSNLPNVPTISESGLAGFEAYTWVGLVAPAGTPQPVVDKINNDVRQILSDADFERKFLAPNMLKSIATSPSEFAVFMKNESEKWGNVIHEIGLKIN
- a CDS encoding DoxX family protein gives rise to the protein MKMFLPFLKPLYSGLEPFAYPLIRVTAGLLLVPHGAQKLFGWFGGDPAKTIVAFQAIGFKPADFFVDLTGSIEFVGGLLIAVGLLTRPAAAVCAGLLTVTIYVTSARGWSAMEYSILWTTACLAITVLGGGRLSVDRLICREF
- a CDS encoding molybdopterin cofactor-binding domain-containing protein is translated as MNKRIEKSEALLSRRQVMIGAAGLSFAIALPENADAVTVASDPSGKTMSPWISISPDGTISIMSPAAEMGQGSMTALPLIVAEELDADWSRVNVVPAPIVDEIYGSPIYRMLYTAGSYTLEAYYTPLRVAGAQVRRVLLENVARKWGVPFDELATEPSVVVHQKSGRRLTYGDIAKFADVPATAPEITLDQLKKPADFRLIGKDRMRVELPLKVNGSATYSIDVQVPGMLYGVVLRAPIEGAIPDKINEAVVKALPGVVSVVRLPHGVGVVAETVWAGLKAREALNGAVTWTRTGLAWGFDSDKGLDAFAARARNVKGPSLNFNARGQARAELEKAASVVEGEYRTDYAYHAQMEPLNAVAFVAPDGGSVEIWAGTQGQSIAQTTPAKFLDIPRDKVKLNNFLLGGGFGRRGSRDADFIMDAVMLSKEVGRPIKTIWTREDDVRNGRFRSLSANFLRAGFDGAGKLIAWHHRVAADRLTQYLDPVRFVERGGRDGMLMSGTDVDGYDVPNFLVEQSYQETGVRTSPLRAIGANANKFATEAFMDDLARSRRVDPLDFRLELLKGPRARKVVERVCQMAEWSKKRSGRALGLAYMDFQHTHVAGVAEVSLDQPSGKITVHNFWSTVDCGLAVQPDNVVAQLEGSIVFGIGLAMSERISIKDGAVEQSNFYDYAIPRMNEIPEIHVEVIKTDNAPTGVSEAGTPLVAPCISNAIMELSGVRLRHTPFLPERVKKAIA
- a CDS encoding zinc-binding dehydrogenase; translation: MKAIVLREFGPPEVMRYEDVPELEPREGEIRIRVLASTVNRVLDVSVRAGNERHRGIVLPLIPGVDCAGVVDKVGPGVIGWRSGMRVAAAGMMPLDTCRNVEDYRGPLGMMGINRPGGFAEKVTVPAAVAVEIPSDIDFHHAAVVMRHVPTAWNLLVNVAELKRSETVLIMGAGGNLGTLGIQIAKNIVGARVIAAAGSDDRSRLATSLGADYAVNYNSHDLYEKVMEITGGKGVDVLYDNVANPKVLPAAFRAIGSNGRLVTAGAHAGPVVPIDFSHLYQKSISIKGRPGYSRADIPKIFAAAAAGKVQAVIEQVLPLSRAAEAHHLMETQEVLGKIVLDPTLK
- a CDS encoding autoinducer binding domain-containing protein, whose amino-acid sequence is MNSIENTFQEFIDAIQTAGDANAFERIAARLAQKLGFQRFAYLRLADEAPMLISSYPKSWTSRYFHLGYQQLDPVVLRAKVERDLFSWGGVACAPAGSRAQRQFFDEATTFGIRSGITVPIRGGFGRMAAFTLATDDRKTDLDRLVGEFSDIIHQAGLYFHVYVAARLDAAFVTRQLIGNELTQRERQCLAWTAQGKTVADIAVLVAIAPRTAVFHLENARRKLGAASIAQCVAIALRRGLLS